One region of Mycolicibacterium insubricum genomic DNA includes:
- a CDS encoding fatty acid desaturase, with protein MTSLETQEPTTQWRDKKRHLWLMGLIPAVALFVMLPVIYGLNQLGWHAAAQVPFWIGPILLFVLLPLLDLRFGPDGQNPPDEVMEALEADKHYRRCIYLYLPFQYASVILGAYLFTASDLSWLGFDGALGWPAKIGLAFSVGTLGGVAINTAHELGHKREEVERWLSKIALAQTGYGHFYIEHNRGHHVRVATPEDPASSRFGESFWTFLPRSVWGGLKSGWELEAGRLRRTGKPVWHPSNDVLNAWVMSLVLWGALVAVFGWQLWPYLLISAVFGFSLLEAVNYLEHYGLLRQKLPSGRYERCTPQHSWNSDHIVTNLFLYHLQRHSDHHANPTRRYQTLRSMDGSPNLPTGYASLIGLTYFPPLWRRMMDHRVLEHYDGDITRVNIQPSKRAKILARYGAADAAVAVPDGQPEPGPVATVVATRYRCPNCEYVYDVAVGAPREGFPAGTAWADVPDAWCCPDCGVRDKVDFTPIA; from the coding sequence ATGACTTCGCTGGAAACCCAGGAACCGACCACGCAGTGGCGGGACAAAAAGCGTCACCTATGGCTGATGGGCCTGATCCCGGCGGTGGCGCTGTTCGTCATGCTGCCGGTGATCTACGGGCTCAACCAGCTCGGCTGGCATGCCGCAGCCCAGGTGCCGTTCTGGATCGGGCCGATCCTGCTGTTTGTGCTGCTGCCGCTGCTGGACCTGCGTTTCGGTCCTGACGGCCAGAATCCGCCCGACGAGGTGATGGAGGCGCTGGAGGCCGACAAGCACTACCGCCGCTGCATCTATCTGTACCTGCCGTTCCAGTACGCCAGCGTCATCCTCGGCGCCTACCTGTTCACCGCATCTGACCTGAGCTGGCTCGGCTTCGACGGGGCTCTGGGCTGGCCGGCCAAGATCGGCCTGGCGTTCTCGGTGGGAACCCTCGGTGGTGTCGCCATCAACACCGCTCACGAACTGGGCCACAAGAGGGAAGAGGTGGAGCGCTGGTTGTCCAAGATCGCACTCGCCCAGACCGGCTACGGCCACTTCTACATCGAGCACAACCGCGGCCACCACGTTCGGGTGGCTACCCCGGAGGACCCCGCCTCGTCCCGGTTCGGCGAATCGTTTTGGACCTTCCTGCCGCGCAGCGTGTGGGGCGGGCTGAAGTCGGGCTGGGAACTGGAAGCCGGACGGCTGCGCCGGACCGGCAAGCCGGTGTGGCATCCGTCCAACGACGTGCTCAACGCCTGGGTGATGTCGCTGGTGCTGTGGGGCGCGCTGGTCGCGGTATTCGGCTGGCAGCTCTGGCCCTACCTGCTGATCTCCGCGGTGTTCGGGTTCTCCCTGCTGGAAGCGGTGAACTACCTGGAGCACTACGGACTGCTGCGCCAGAAGCTGCCCAGCGGCCGCTACGAACGCTGCACCCCGCAGCACAGCTGGAACTCCGACCACATCGTCACCAACCTGTTCCTCTACCACCTGCAGCGGCACAGCGATCACCACGCCAACCCGACCCGGCGCTACCAGACGCTGCGCAGCATGGACGGGTCGCCGAACCTGCCCACCGGCTACGCCAGCCTGATCGGGCTGACCTACTTCCCGCCGCTGTGGCGCCGCATGATGGACCACCGGGTGCTGGAGCACTACGACGGCGACATCACCCGGGTCAACATCCAGCCGAGCAAGCGCGCGAAGATCCTGGCCCGCTACGGCGCCGCCGACGCCGCGGTGGCGGTACCGGACGGTCAGCCGGAGCCCGGACCGGTCGCCACGGTGGTGGCCACCCGGTACCGCTGCCCGAACTGCGAATACGTCTACGACGTCGCCGTCGGCGCGCCCCGGGAGGGCTTCCCGGCCGGCACCGCATGGGCCGACGTTCCCGACGCCTGGTGCTGCCCCGACTGCGGGGTCCGGGACAAGGTCGACTTCACCCCCATCGCCTAG
- a CDS encoding rubredoxin: protein MSTEPYKLYRCFQCGFEYDEAKGWPEDGLAPGTRWEDIPEDWSCPDCGAAKADFEMIEVARS, encoded by the coding sequence ATGAGCACCGAGCCCTACAAGCTGTACCGCTGCTTCCAGTGCGGATTCGAATACGACGAGGCGAAGGGCTGGCCGGAGGACGGACTGGCCCCGGGCACCCGGTGGGAGGACATCCCCGAGGACTGGAGTTGCCCGGACTGCGGCGCGGCCAAGGCGGACTTCGAGATGATCGAGGTGGCCCGGTCGTGA
- a CDS encoding TetR family transcriptional regulator — MTPTSPAPRRRGRTSGVGYAEASRSLLREMVLDAMHDLLLTKDWSAVTLSDVAGAAGVSRQSIYNEFGSRQGLAQGYALRLGDRLVDAITAAIEVNAGHAEQAFLDGFRSFFLASAADPLVVSLQTGVAKPDLLQIITTDSAPIITRCSARLIDALVNSWIPIGVNDAGVLARAVVRLAMSYVSMPPEADHDVADDLARLLAPFVMNPAAIGPAD; from the coding sequence ATGACCCCGACGAGTCCTGCCCCGCGCCGCCGGGGCAGGACTTCCGGCGTCGGCTACGCCGAGGCCTCCCGCAGCCTGCTGCGCGAGATGGTGCTCGACGCCATGCACGACCTACTGCTGACCAAGGACTGGTCGGCGGTCACCCTGTCCGATGTCGCCGGCGCCGCCGGGGTGAGCCGGCAGAGCATCTACAACGAGTTCGGTTCCCGCCAGGGCCTGGCTCAGGGCTATGCCTTGCGGTTGGGCGACCGGTTGGTCGACGCGATCACGGCGGCCATCGAAGTCAACGCTGGCCACGCCGAGCAGGCGTTCCTGGACGGGTTTCGCTCCTTTTTCCTCGCGTCGGCCGCCGATCCGCTGGTTGTCTCGCTGCAGACCGGGGTGGCCAAGCCGGACCTGCTGCAGATCATCACCACCGACAGCGCGCCGATCATCACCCGTTGCTCGGCCCGGCTCATCGACGCCTTGGTCAACAGTTGGATCCCCATCGGGGTCAACGACGCCGGGGTGCTGGCGCGGGCGGTGGTGCGACTGGCGATGAGTTACGTCTCGATGCCGCCGGAGGCCGACCACGACGTCGCCGACGACTTGGCCCGGCTGCTGGCCCCGTTCGTCATGAACCCGGCCGCGATTGGACCGGCGGATTGA
- the ahcY gene encoding adenosylhomocysteinase: MTLTADSRNGIDFKVADLSEAEFGRKEIRLAEHEMPGLMSLRREYADVAPLQGARISGSLHMTVQTAVLIETLVELGAEVRWASCNIFSTQDHAAAAVVVGPHGTPEEPQGTPVFAWKGETLEEYWWCAEQMLTWPDRDGAPAPANMILDDGGDATMLVLRGAQFEAAGVVPPAEDGDSAEYKVFLNLLRERFETDKTKWTTIAESVKGVTEETTTGVLRLYQFEAAGELPFPAINVNDSVTKSKFDNKYGTRHSLIDGINRGTDVLMGGKQVLICGYGDVGKGCAESLKGQGARVAVTEIDPINALQALMEGFDVVTVEDAIASADIVITATGNKDIITLDHMLAMKDKAILGNIGHFDNEIDMAALESSGATRINIKPQVDEWVFDTGRSIIVLSEGRLLNLGNATGHPSFVMSNSFANQVIAQIELWTKNDEYDNAVYRLPKHLDEKVARIHVEALGAKLTRLSKDQAEYIGVDVEGPYKPEHYRY; encoded by the coding sequence ATGACGCTGACCGCCGACAGCCGAAACGGCATCGATTTCAAGGTCGCCGACCTGTCCGAGGCCGAGTTCGGCCGCAAGGAAATCCGACTGGCCGAGCACGAGATGCCGGGCCTGATGTCGCTTCGCCGCGAGTACGCCGACGTCGCCCCGCTGCAGGGTGCCCGGATCTCCGGCTCGCTGCACATGACCGTGCAGACCGCGGTGCTGATCGAGACGCTGGTCGAACTCGGCGCCGAGGTGCGCTGGGCGTCGTGCAACATCTTCTCCACCCAGGACCACGCCGCCGCGGCCGTCGTCGTCGGCCCGCACGGCACCCCCGAGGAACCGCAGGGCACCCCGGTCTTCGCCTGGAAGGGCGAGACGCTGGAGGAGTACTGGTGGTGCGCCGAGCAGATGCTGACCTGGCCCGATCGGGACGGCGCGCCGGCGCCGGCCAACATGATCCTCGACGACGGCGGGGATGCCACCATGCTGGTGCTGCGCGGCGCGCAGTTCGAGGCCGCCGGGGTGGTGCCGCCCGCCGAGGACGGCGACTCCGCCGAGTACAAGGTGTTCCTGAACCTGCTGCGCGAGCGGTTCGAGACCGACAAGACCAAGTGGACCACCATCGCCGAGTCGGTCAAGGGCGTCACCGAGGAGACCACCACCGGTGTGCTGCGCCTCTACCAGTTCGAGGCCGCCGGCGAGCTGCCGTTCCCGGCGATCAACGTCAACGACTCGGTCACCAAATCCAAGTTCGACAACAAGTACGGCACCCGGCACTCGCTGATCGACGGCATCAACCGCGGCACCGACGTCCTGATGGGCGGCAAGCAGGTGCTGATCTGCGGCTACGGCGACGTCGGCAAGGGCTGCGCCGAGTCGCTCAAGGGTCAGGGCGCGCGCGTCGCGGTCACCGAGATCGACCCGATCAACGCACTGCAGGCGCTGATGGAGGGCTTCGACGTGGTGACCGTCGAGGACGCCATCGCCTCCGCCGACATCGTCATCACCGCCACCGGCAACAAGGACATCATCACCCTCGATCACATGCTGGCGATGAAGGACAAGGCCATCCTCGGCAACATCGGCCACTTCGACAACGAGATCGACATGGCCGCGCTGGAGTCCAGCGGCGCCACCCGGATCAACATCAAGCCGCAGGTCGACGAGTGGGTGTTCGACACCGGCCGCTCGATCATCGTGCTGAGCGAGGGCCGGCTGCTGAACCTGGGCAACGCCACCGGGCACCCGTCGTTCGTGATGAGCAACAGCTTCGCCAACCAGGTGATCGCCCAGATCGAGCTGTGGACCAAGAACGACGAGTACGACAACGCGGTCTACCGGCTGCCCAAGCACCTCGACGAGAAGGTCGCCCGCATCCACGTGGAGGCGCTCGGCGCCAAGCTGACCCGGCTGTCCAAGGACCAGGCCGAGTACATCGGCGTGGACGTCGAGGGACCGTACAAGCCCGAGCACTACCGGTACTGA
- a CDS encoding lipase family protein, which translates to MRSVVSSVAVAATVFTGAIQLAAANADPVTGNCGFPPGDIYAHEFQCNRYGEFYTPPDPLPAGKPGDLIRHEPQPLVYEPSGELGSWVATGTRIMYRSTDARGNPNVVTGTYFEPDNPWPGNGPRPLLAVGPGTQGQGDQCAPSRVFSQSIHFSSGLDITLGYEEMFVATLVARGFAVVVTDYDGLGTPGMHTYVNRLAEGQALLDAARAAKKLPGTSLTPDGPVALWGYSQGGGASASALELAPSYAPELDLVGAYVGAPPADLTTLLPFIDGSILTGVIGYVLNGMIQAYPEAEQALRAKLTPQGEDLLEKSKEQCIGETIMTFGLHHLQPYFNVPLAELVRDPQFHGLLDLQRIGRLKPNAPAFIDNNRFDPIIPWVQARQLAVDWCALGADVEFWTNQQPPFLNKLAINHALPMFVEGERAIAWITDRFNGAPTTPNCDSLPPLEL; encoded by the coding sequence ATGAGGTCAGTGGTGAGTTCTGTGGCTGTTGCGGCGACCGTCTTCACCGGGGCGATTCAGTTGGCGGCGGCGAACGCCGACCCGGTCACCGGTAACTGCGGGTTCCCGCCCGGGGACATCTATGCGCATGAATTCCAGTGCAACCGATACGGGGAGTTCTACACCCCGCCGGACCCCCTGCCGGCCGGCAAACCGGGCGACCTGATCCGCCACGAGCCGCAGCCGCTCGTCTACGAGCCCTCCGGTGAACTCGGCAGCTGGGTGGCCACCGGAACCCGGATCATGTATCGGAGCACCGACGCGCGCGGCAATCCCAACGTCGTCACCGGCACCTACTTCGAGCCGGACAACCCGTGGCCGGGAAACGGTCCGCGTCCGCTGCTGGCCGTCGGGCCGGGCACCCAGGGCCAGGGTGATCAGTGCGCGCCGTCGCGGGTGTTCTCCCAGAGCATCCACTTCTCCTCCGGCCTGGACATCACGCTGGGCTACGAGGAAATGTTCGTCGCCACCCTGGTGGCCCGCGGATTCGCCGTGGTGGTGACCGACTACGACGGCCTGGGCACCCCGGGCATGCACACCTACGTCAACCGGCTGGCCGAGGGCCAGGCGTTGCTGGACGCCGCGCGGGCGGCCAAGAAGCTGCCCGGCACCTCGCTGACCCCCGACGGCCCGGTGGCGCTGTGGGGCTACTCGCAGGGCGGTGGCGCATCGGCGTCCGCCCTGGAGCTCGCCCCGTCCTATGCCCCGGAGCTTGACCTGGTCGGCGCCTACGTGGGGGCGCCCCCGGCCGACCTGACCACACTGCTGCCGTTCATCGACGGCTCGATCCTGACCGGGGTGATCGGCTATGTGCTCAACGGCATGATCCAGGCCTACCCCGAAGCCGAGCAGGCACTGCGAGCCAAGCTCACCCCCCAGGGTGAGGACCTGCTGGAGAAATCCAAGGAGCAGTGCATCGGCGAGACCATCATGACCTTCGGCCTGCATCACCTGCAGCCGTATTTCAACGTTCCGCTGGCGGAACTGGTGCGCGATCCGCAGTTCCACGGACTGCTGGACCTGCAGCGCATCGGCCGGCTCAAGCCGAACGCCCCGGCGTTCATCGACAACAACCGGTTCGACCCGATCATCCCCTGGGTGCAGGCCCGTCAGCTCGCGGTGGACTGGTGCGCACTGGGCGCCGATGTCGAGTTCTGGACCAATCAGCAACCGCCGTTCCTCAACAAGCTGGCCATCAACCACGCGCTGCCCATGTTCGTCGAGGGCGAGCGTGCCATCGCCTGGATCACCGACCGGTTCAACGGCGCCCCGACCACCCCGAACTGCGACTCGCTGCCTCCGCTGGAGCTCTGA
- a CDS encoding lipase family protein, protein MHLAITPANADPVTGNCGFPPGDIYAHEFQCDRYGEFYTPPDPLPAGASGNLIRHEPMRLVYEPSGQLGSWVATGTRIMYQSTDATGHPDVVTGTYFEPDNPWPGNGPRPLLAVAPGTQGQGDQCAPSRLFSQSIHFSSGLDITMGYEELWVATLVARGYAVVVTDYEGLGTPGDHPYMNRLSQGHALLDAARAAKQLPGTSLTPNGPVALWGYSQGGGASASAVELAPSYAPELDLVGAYVGAPPADLIATLPFIDGSILTGVLGYVLNGMIHSYPQAEAPLRAKLTPQGEDLLAKSKEQCVAETVMTFGFHHMQPYFNEPLADVLSDPQFHALLELQRIGTLKPKAPVFIDSNRFDPLVPWVPARQLAQDWCDKGADVEFWTNQQPPFLNKTGTNHVLTYLVDGERAMGWILDRFNGVPTTPNCNALPPFEL, encoded by the coding sequence ATGCACCTCGCGATAACGCCGGCAAACGCGGATCCGGTCACCGGCAATTGCGGATTCCCGCCGGGCGACATCTACGCGCACGAATTCCAGTGCGATCGCTACGGCGAGTTCTACACCCCGCCGGACCCGCTGCCGGCCGGCGCATCGGGGAACCTGATCCGCCACGAACCCATGCGGCTGGTGTACGAGCCGTCCGGTCAGCTGGGCAGCTGGGTGGCCACCGGCACCCGGATCATGTACCAGAGCACCGACGCCACCGGGCATCCCGACGTCGTCACCGGCACCTACTTCGAGCCGGACAACCCGTGGCCGGGCAACGGCCCCCGCCCGCTACTGGCCGTCGCACCCGGCACCCAGGGCCAGGGCGACCAGTGCGCGCCGTCGCGGCTGTTCTCCCAGAGCATCCACTTCTCGTCCGGCCTCGACATCACCATGGGCTACGAGGAGCTGTGGGTCGCCACCCTGGTGGCCCGCGGCTACGCCGTGGTGGTCACCGACTACGAGGGACTGGGCACCCCGGGCGATCACCCGTACATGAACCGGCTGTCGCAGGGGCACGCGCTGCTCGACGCCGCGCGGGCAGCCAAGCAGTTACCCGGCACCTCGCTGACCCCGAACGGACCGGTGGCACTGTGGGGCTACTCGCAGGGCGGCGGTGCGTCGGCATCGGCCGTCGAGCTCGCCCCGTCCTACGCCCCCGAGCTCGACCTGGTCGGCGCCTACGTCGGCGCGCCGCCCGCCGACCTGATCGCGACGCTGCCGTTCATCGACGGCTCGATCCTGACCGGTGTGCTGGGCTACGTGCTCAACGGCATGATCCACTCCTATCCCCAGGCCGAGGCGCCGCTGCGGGCCAAGCTCACCCCCCAGGGTGAGGACCTGCTGGCGAAGTCCAAGGAACAGTGCGTCGCCGAAACCGTCATGACCTTCGGCTTCCATCACATGCAGCCGTACTTCAACGAGCCGCTCGCCGACGTGTTGAGCGATCCGCAGTTCCACGCCCTGCTGGAACTGCAGCGCATCGGCACCCTGAAGCCGAAAGCGCCGGTGTTCATCGACTCCAACCGGTTCGACCCGCTGGTGCCGTGGGTGCCGGCCCGTCAACTCGCCCAGGACTGGTGCGACAAGGGTGCGGACGTGGAGTTCTGGACCAACCAGCAGCCGCCGTTCCTCAACAAGACCGGGACCAACCACGTCCTGACCTATCTGGTCGACGGCGAGCGGGCCATGGGCTGGATCCTGGATCGGTTCAACGGTGTCCCCACCACGCCGAACTGCAACGCGCTGCCGCCGTTCGAGCTCTGA